The following are from one region of the Methanospirillum hungatei genome:
- a CDS encoding ABC transporter permease encodes MKRHLRTYSSSWFQGCLILLSGSLILVFCLVFAGLILWPDPHVLLRALTSEEILFAIQLSLLTSLVSTIICAVIALPVAYALSRYHFPTSGFMGLVISLPLSLPPLVAGIALLIFFGPSLFGDILRFIGIDIVYTTAAIIVAQFFVNVPYLIRVMRSAFDSVHPRYEHVARTLGATESAVFFQVSLPMSRQALLAGLTITWSKAMGEFGAVLMLAGATKMKTETLPIALYLNISTGDLDLAIASATILLAISVGTLLVFEHWFGSKRMV; translated from the coding sequence ATGAAACGGCATTTGAGAACGTATTCCAGCTCCTGGTTTCAGGGTTGTCTGATTCTCCTATCCGGATCTCTGATACTTGTATTCTGCCTGGTTTTTGCCGGTCTTATACTCTGGCCTGATCCACATGTTCTTCTCCGGGCACTTACTTCTGAAGAGATTTTGTTCGCGATTCAGCTCTCCCTGCTGACATCACTCGTCTCTACCATAATCTGTGCAGTTATTGCTCTTCCTGTTGCATATGCTCTCTCGCGGTATCACTTTCCTACCTCCGGATTCATGGGTCTGGTCATCAGTCTTCCCCTCTCCCTTCCTCCATTGGTCGCCGGGATTGCCCTTTTGATATTCTTCGGGCCATCTTTATTCGGTGATATTCTCCGCTTTATCGGGATTGATATTGTATATACAACAGCTGCAATAATCGTCGCCCAGTTCTTTGTTAATGTCCCGTATCTTATCAGAGTCATGAGGTCTGCCTTTGATTCAGTACATCCCCGGTATGAACATGTGGCACGAACTCTGGGGGCAACTGAATCTGCAGTATTTTTCCAGGTCAGTCTTCCCATGTCTCGCCAGGCTCTTCTCGCCGGACTTACCATCACCTGGTCAAAAGCCATGGGGGAATTCGGAGCTGTCCTGATGCTCGCCGGGGCAACAAAGATGAAAACCGAGACATTGCCTATTGCCCTATATCTGAATATTTCAACTGGGGATCTTGACCTGGCCATTGCATCAGCAACCATTTTACTGGCTATCTCCGTGGGGACATTACTTGTCTTTGAACACTGGTTTGGTTCGAAAAGGATGGTATAA
- a CDS encoding molybdopterin molybdotransferase MoeA, translated as MYKTWVQKNDMQKKKHIHTSDKINQNHQIPQSKGDATPSIGSASIEDAVKLIRSIAPDTKIETRYIDESDGYTLGAPVVCKYDIPGFDRSTKDGFAVCAADTQDASPHSPVRLTFSGSIQNGFSPSHTLSRGTCMTIATGGALPNCSDAVVMHEHAHLNGSCVEISCPVSPGDNIIRRDEDAQAGKILFPEGRILRPQDIGVLAGFGICTVQVRAMPIIGILSTGPELVPADGRPSRGEVRETNSYLISALCRKLGAVPNRYGIAWEGSTDLSNMLCTAVSECDAIIISGGSAHDERDRTAEVISKHGAILLSGLSISPRKKMVIGEIQGKPIIGLPGHPASVYLLLLLVVSNLIQVMKGSVTHGLLKEFGIAGIDIKAHPDREYHIPVRINENQIIPLSRKAGLISLLTHCDGIIHIPQGSKGVKKGEILEVMDLTRIRSPNHSPVHEK; from the coding sequence ATGTACAAAACCTGGGTACAAAAGAACGACATGCAGAAAAAAAAACACATCCATACATCAGATAAAATCAACCAAAACCATCAAATACCTCAAAGCAAAGGTGATGCTACCCCTTCAATAGGTTCTGCATCGATAGAAGACGCAGTCAAACTTATCAGATCTATTGCTCCGGATACAAAAATAGAAACACGATATATCGATGAATCCGATGGGTATACTCTCGGAGCACCAGTAGTATGCAAGTATGACATTCCTGGATTTGATCGTTCCACAAAAGACGGTTTTGCAGTTTGTGCTGCCGACACTCAGGATGCCTCACCTCATAGTCCAGTAAGACTGACATTCTCTGGTTCAATACAAAACGGTTTTTCACCCTCTCACACGCTCTCCAGGGGAACATGTATGACCATAGCAACCGGCGGCGCACTGCCCAATTGTTCTGATGCAGTTGTGATGCACGAACATGCACATCTGAATGGTTCATGTGTGGAGATATCCTGCCCTGTCAGCCCGGGGGACAATATCATCAGAAGAGATGAAGATGCACAAGCAGGAAAGATACTATTTCCAGAAGGGCGGATTCTCCGTCCGCAGGATATCGGGGTTCTTGCGGGATTTGGAATATGTACGGTGCAGGTGAGGGCCATGCCAATCATTGGAATCCTTTCCACCGGGCCTGAACTTGTCCCTGCAGACGGGAGGCCTTCAAGAGGAGAGGTTAGGGAAACCAATTCATACCTGATTTCAGCATTGTGCAGAAAGCTGGGAGCTGTACCGAATAGGTACGGTATCGCATGGGAAGGATCCACAGATCTCTCAAACATGCTCTGCACCGCAGTATCTGAATGTGATGCAATAATTATCAGCGGCGGCAGTGCCCATGATGAAAGAGACCGAACAGCTGAAGTAATATCAAAACATGGTGCAATCCTTCTATCAGGTTTGTCAATATCACCACGAAAGAAAATGGTGATTGGAGAGATTCAAGGCAAACCAATTATTGGACTCCCAGGTCATCCGGCCTCTGTTTACCTTTTATTATTGCTCGTTGTGTCAAATCTCATTCAGGTTATGAAAGGATCTGTGACCCATGGTCTTTTAAAGGAATTTGGAATCGCGGGAATAGACATAAAAGCACATCCGGACAGAGAATATCATATCCCGGTGAGAATTAACGAGAATCAAATCATTCCACTGAGCAGAAAAGCAGGTCTTATCAGCCTGCTTACTCACTGCGACGGTATCATCCACATCCCTCAGGGTAGTAAAGGAGTAAAGAAAGGGGAGATTTTAGAAGTAATGGATTTAACCAGAATTCGTTCTCCGAATCATTCACCAGTACATGAAAAATGA
- a CDS encoding formylmethanofuran dehydrogenase subunit C, producing MDIVKLTLTKVSELYLEAENVTPDHFAGKSAQQIGELHVHLGNTTAKISDYFSVEGKGGATAADTKIIISGPTDKVKYIGMKMTAGEIEVQGNTDMYTAAWMSGGKIHVKGNVDSFCAIGMTGGEFIVDGNAKNYLGASYRGDWRGMQGGKITVKGNAGSDTATFMIGGTIDIGGNVDVHLGTHAEGGKIIVRGNAKGRVGGQMVKGDIFVLGQVERMMPTYLYKGDEEVELDGKKQMFQVWIGDMGERHGKRKGEIIYGKIYVPSGKTETPAQAARVEKKKKLTDKQLEKVKEAFKEQEPTVQQVRTYIYDTFDVDMKPMQVSRLIDGLKR from the coding sequence ATGGATATTGTAAAACTCACCCTTACCAAAGTTTCAGAACTATACCTTGAAGCAGAAAACGTCACTCCTGACCACTTTGCAGGAAAGAGTGCTCAGCAGATCGGAGAACTACATGTTCATCTGGGAAACACGACTGCAAAGATAAGCGACTACTTCTCTGTTGAAGGGAAAGGAGGAGCAACTGCTGCAGACACGAAAATCATCATATCCGGCCCGACTGACAAGGTGAAGTACATCGGTATGAAGATGACTGCCGGAGAGATCGAAGTTCAGGGCAATACTGACATGTATACCGCTGCATGGATGTCTGGAGGAAAGATCCATGTAAAGGGTAATGTAGATTCCTTCTGTGCCATTGGTATGACCGGCGGCGAGTTTATCGTTGACGGAAATGCCAAAAATTACCTGGGTGCATCCTACCGTGGTGACTGGAGGGGTATGCAGGGCGGTAAAATCACCGTCAAGGGCAATGCAGGATCTGACACTGCTACTTTCATGATCGGCGGAACCATTGACATCGGTGGCAATGTAGATGTTCATCTTGGAACCCATGCAGAAGGGGGAAAGATCATCGTCCGTGGCAATGCAAAAGGCCGTGTCGGTGGTCAGATGGTCAAGGGAGACATCTTTGTCCTTGGTCAGGTCGAGCGGATGATGCCCACCTACCTCTACAAGGGAGATGAAGAAGTCGAACTGGACGGGAAAAAACAGATGTTCCAGGTCTGGATTGGTGACATGGGCGAACGCCATGGAAAACGGAAAGGAGAGATCATCTATGGAAAGATCTATGTTCCATCAGGTAAGACCGAAACTCCTGCACAGGCAGCCCGTGTTGAGAAAAAGAAAAAACTGACCGATAAGCAACTGGAAAAAGTCAAGGAAGCTTTCAAGGAACAGGAACCAACAGTCCAGCAGGTCAGAACCTACATCTATGATACCTTCGATGTTGACATGAAACCCATGCAGGTCTCACGTCTTATCGATGGACTCAAGAGATAA
- a CDS encoding SagB/ThcOx family dehydrogenase, which yields MNTGTGIMSIGEEFIIKTRYGIPAQTDQLRGIPSPPIEEDFSGTIILLPDPDTGSIADVDISVAIENRESIRNYHNTPLSLEELSYLLWCTQGIKWVLDDSTFRTVPSAGARHAIDTYLYVKNVNGLHAGIYRFLALDHSLGLISDNDGLSDRVNKAGLEQRCIQEAAVCFIWVANSYRMTWRYGERGFRDIFLDAGHICQNLYLSSQAIGCGVCAIGAFKDDEMNTLLSLDGEKKFTLYMATVGKIPNEE from the coding sequence ATGAATACAGGAACAGGGATCATGAGCATTGGTGAAGAATTTATAATAAAAACCAGGTATGGCATTCCTGCACAGACAGACCAGTTGAGAGGAATCCCTTCCCCGCCAATTGAAGAAGATTTTTCTGGAACAATCATTCTTCTTCCTGACCCAGACACAGGTTCCATCGCAGATGTTGATATTTCTGTTGCGATTGAAAACCGGGAGAGTATCAGGAATTACCACAACACTCCTCTTTCTCTCGAAGAACTATCATACCTGCTCTGGTGCACTCAGGGAATAAAATGGGTGCTTGATGACAGCACATTCAGAACCGTCCCTTCAGCAGGGGCACGTCATGCGATTGACACCTACCTGTATGTGAAAAATGTGAACGGCCTACATGCAGGAATATACCGTTTTTTAGCCCTTGATCACAGCCTCGGACTCATCTCTGATAACGATGGATTATCAGACAGAGTGAACAAGGCTGGTTTAGAACAGCGATGTATCCAGGAAGCAGCAGTTTGCTTTATCTGGGTGGCGAATTCATACCGGATGACATGGCGATATGGAGAGCGGGGATTTCGGGATATTTTTCTTGACGCCGGACATATCTGTCAGAATCTGTACTTGTCATCACAAGCTATCGGTTGTGGGGTATGTGCCATTGGTGCTTTCAAGGATGATGAGATGAATACTCTGCTCTCCCTTGACGGAGAGAAGAAATTCACCCTGTACATGGCTACTGTGGGAAAAATACCAAACGAAGAATAG
- the modA gene encoding molybdate ABC transporter substrate-binding protein, which translates to MKYRSCFLTGLILCLLFAFISSPVYAVDDEKALFVYAGAGLKGPMTEIGTIFEEKNGIKVEYNFAGSGTLITQMELTKKGDAFIPGGTPDYAIAQNKSLVTDPVYVAYHVPVIGVLPGNPQGIESVQDFTKEGLKLALGDVNATAIGRQGQKLFDKLGIADDVEKNVVLRAPTINEVVTALKLKQADASLITIDQIKGDEIEAVQLPDEESLALVVPIGLTTFTSQEENAQEFVDFVSSDEGKAVFKKHGFPIYPDPAYANLKL; encoded by the coding sequence ATGAAGTATCGATCATGTTTCTTAACCGGGCTTATTCTCTGCCTGCTTTTTGCATTTATATCATCTCCGGTGTATGCAGTTGATGATGAAAAAGCACTATTTGTATACGCAGGGGCCGGGCTGAAGGGGCCAATGACTGAAATTGGAACCATCTTTGAAGAAAAAAACGGAATCAAGGTTGAATATAATTTCGCTGGTTCAGGGACTCTTATTACTCAGATGGAACTGACTAAAAAGGGAGATGCGTTTATTCCTGGCGGAACCCCTGATTACGCAATTGCACAGAATAAAAGTCTGGTAACTGACCCGGTGTATGTTGCCTACCATGTCCCGGTTATTGGTGTTCTGCCTGGAAATCCACAGGGGATTGAGTCTGTTCAGGACTTTACCAAAGAGGGACTGAAGCTTGCTCTTGGTGATGTAAATGCAACAGCCATTGGAAGACAGGGCCAGAAGCTCTTTGATAAACTGGGTATTGCAGATGATGTCGAGAAAAATGTCGTGCTTCGTGCTCCAACCATCAATGAAGTGGTAACTGCATTAAAACTAAAGCAGGCGGATGCAAGTCTCATTACCATTGACCAGATTAAAGGAGATGAGATTGAGGCCGTTCAATTACCTGATGAGGAAAGCCTCGCGCTTGTTGTCCCAATCGGCCTGACCACCTTTACCTCACAGGAAGAGAATGCACAGGAATTTGTGGACTTTGTCTCATCAGATGAAGGGAAGGCAGTATTTAAAAAGCATGGGTTCCCTATTTATCCCGATCCGGCCTATGCTAATCTGAAGTTATGA
- the glp gene encoding gephyrin-like molybdotransferase Glp has protein sequence MNITLGKITSNQRHQPDPVLLDPELTSKGGNEPGKGNNSGTFLSDKAEPFFDVVTIDEAVKTVRSIAKQTGTETIIIDEADGRVLAESIITQEDIPGFDRSWKDGYAVIAEDTYAATENSPIILSLCGSIAMGKTERGHIQSGECMYIPTGGQMPDGADAVVMIEYAEHIGDKVLIRQPVVVRENVIAKDEDFSAGTIIYPVGSTLRPQDIGVLAAIGKTRISVRKNPRIAIISTGVELVPAEAIPRIGEVREVNSHLISVFLRRQGATPVRYGIIRDNLEELIRTIETASHECDAVIVSGGSSKDRNDITFRAIASLGKVFVHGISIAPGKPTIIGQCEDVPVIGLPGHPVSTFMVMTLVAVHLIQAMKGAPCQHIYKKTIKMATDLKSEGGREQYIRVRIDNDQATPVLGKSGLLNTLLYSDGIIHIPSGKEGLVKGEEVEVRLW, from the coding sequence ATGAACATCACACTCGGGAAGATCACCTCCAATCAACGTCATCAGCCGGATCCCGTGTTGTTAGATCCAGAGCTCACGAGTAAGGGAGGTAATGAACCTGGGAAAGGGAATAATTCCGGGACCTTCCTTTCTGATAAAGCAGAGCCTTTTTTTGATGTTGTAACCATTGATGAAGCGGTTAAAACCGTCAGAAGTATCGCAAAACAGACAGGAACTGAGACGATTATTATTGATGAGGCTGATGGTCGGGTTTTGGCCGAATCAATCATAACTCAGGAAGATATTCCTGGTTTTGACCGTTCATGGAAAGACGGGTATGCTGTTATTGCAGAGGATACCTATGCGGCAACTGAAAATTCCCCGATCATTCTCTCTCTCTGTGGATCAATTGCCATGGGTAAGACAGAGAGGGGACATATTCAATCAGGGGAGTGTATGTATATTCCGACAGGCGGTCAGATGCCGGATGGTGCTGATGCAGTCGTCATGATTGAATATGCAGAGCACATCGGTGACAAAGTCCTTATAAGGCAACCTGTTGTAGTTCGTGAGAACGTCATTGCAAAAGATGAAGACTTTAGTGCGGGAACCATCATCTACCCGGTGGGCTCAACCCTCAGACCCCAGGATATCGGAGTTCTTGCAGCGATCGGTAAAACACGAATATCTGTTCGAAAAAATCCGAGAATTGCAATTATCTCAACCGGTGTGGAGCTGGTCCCTGCAGAGGCAATACCCCGGATTGGAGAAGTTCGTGAGGTGAACTCACACCTGATTTCTGTGTTTCTCAGACGACAGGGAGCTACACCGGTCAGATACGGAATCATCAGGGATAACCTTGAAGAACTGATCAGAACTATTGAAACCGCTTCGCATGAATGTGACGCAGTCATTGTGAGCGGAGGCAGCTCAAAAGACCGGAATGATATCACTTTCAGAGCAATTGCATCACTTGGAAAAGTCTTTGTTCACGGGATATCCATCGCTCCTGGAAAACCAACAATAATCGGTCAATGTGAGGATGTACCGGTCATCGGTCTTCCTGGTCACCCGGTATCGACATTCATGGTAATGACACTGGTCGCCGTTCATTTAATTCAGGCCATGAAAGGAGCACCATGCCAGCACATTTACAAAAAGACCATTAAGATGGCAACCGACCTCAAGTCTGAAGGGGGTCGCGAGCAGTACATAAGGGTCAGAATCGATAATGATCAGGCCACCCCGGTTCTTGGCAAATCCGGACTCTTAAATACTCTTCTTTACAGTGATGGAATTATTCACATCCCGTCCGGAAAAGAAGGTCTGGTTAAAGGTGAAGAAGTAGAGGTGAGGCTCTGGTGA
- a CDS encoding formylmethanofuran dehydrogenase subunit A — protein sequence MSEYIIKNGKVYDPKTGIKGEVSDVCIKDGKIADKVSSKAKVIDAKGKTVMAGAVEVHAHVAGPKVNEGRNYRPEDKLFTYKPTGKNTRMAGGFSIPTTFKTGYEYARMGYTTVMEAAMPPLYARHVHEEIKDTPIIDEGAFPVFGNNWFVFEYLKNNEMDNVCAYISWLLKTTKGYAIKIVNPGGSEAWGWGENCTTVNDPVPYFDITPAEIVKGLLTANEKMGLPHSIHIHSNNLGNPGNYETTLDTLKIAEGVKPNNKFGREQVLHHTHVQFHSYKGDSWANFESGSKEIADYFNKNKNMTMDLGCVTLDETTTMTADGPFEHHLTSLNHLKWANVDVELETSSGIVPYVYDPNIKVCAIQWAIGLELGLLAKDPMRTFITTDHPNAGPFTRYPRIMKWLMSDKSRQDMLKGFKNSEKVIAATNLASIDRELTMFELAQMTRAGPAKSLGLYDIFGGLAPGMDADVAIFNIDEDKIKDPEEIEKAFTAADYVFKSGTMVVENGEVISNGNKRTLWVDAKIPMNKQVERDVQMKFLKFYSMNLNNYEVSNHYVPNPYVIEVDSN from the coding sequence ATGAGCGAATACATCATTAAAAACGGAAAGGTCTACGATCCAAAGACGGGAATTAAAGGAGAAGTCTCTGATGTCTGTATCAAGGACGGAAAGATTGCAGACAAGGTCTCCTCCAAGGCAAAAGTAATAGATGCAAAGGGCAAGACGGTCATGGCCGGTGCAGTTGAAGTCCATGCACACGTCGCAGGGCCAAAGGTGAATGAAGGAAGAAACTACCGTCCGGAAGACAAACTCTTCACCTACAAGCCAACAGGTAAGAATACCCGTATGGCGGGCGGATTCTCCATTCCAACCACCTTCAAGACCGGATACGAATATGCCAGGATGGGATACACCACCGTCATGGAAGCAGCAATGCCCCCACTCTATGCACGGCACGTCCACGAAGAGATCAAAGACACTCCAATCATAGACGAGGGAGCATTCCCGGTCTTTGGAAACAACTGGTTCGTCTTTGAATACCTGAAAAACAACGAGATGGACAATGTCTGTGCATACATCTCCTGGCTGCTCAAGACAACCAAGGGATATGCAATCAAGATCGTCAACCCAGGTGGATCTGAAGCATGGGGATGGGGAGAGAACTGTACAACCGTCAACGATCCGGTCCCGTACTTTGACATCACTCCAGCTGAGATCGTAAAAGGTCTTCTGACTGCAAACGAGAAGATGGGACTTCCACACTCAATTCACATCCACTCAAACAACCTTGGGAACCCGGGTAACTATGAGACCACTCTTGATACCTTAAAGATTGCAGAAGGAGTCAAACCAAACAACAAGTTCGGTCGTGAACAGGTTCTCCACCATACCCACGTCCAGTTCCACAGTTACAAGGGCGACTCCTGGGCAAACTTTGAATCCGGTTCAAAGGAGATTGCAGACTACTTCAATAAGAACAAAAACATGACCATGGACCTTGGTTGTGTCACGCTTGATGAGACCACCACCATGACTGCAGACGGGCCGTTCGAGCACCACCTTACCTCACTGAACCATCTTAAGTGGGCAAATGTGGATGTCGAACTTGAGACCAGCTCCGGAATCGTGCCCTATGTGTACGACCCGAACATCAAGGTCTGTGCCATCCAGTGGGCAATTGGTCTTGAACTTGGTCTCCTTGCAAAGGATCCGATGAGAACGTTTATCACCACCGACCACCCGAATGCAGGACCATTCACCCGGTACCCACGTATCATGAAATGGCTCATGTCTGACAAGTCACGTCAGGATATGCTCAAGGGCTTTAAAAACTCTGAAAAAGTCATTGCAGCAACAAACCTCGCTTCCATCGACCGTGAGCTGACTATGTTCGAGCTCGCCCAGATGACCAGAGCCGGACCTGCAAAATCACTTGGTCTCTATGATATCTTTGGTGGTCTTGCTCCGGGAATGGATGCAGATGTTGCCATCTTCAACATTGATGAAGACAAGATCAAGGATCCGGAAGAGATTGAAAAGGCATTCACCGCTGCAGATTATGTCTTCAAGAGTGGTACCATGGTTGTTGAGAATGGCGAAGTCATCAGCAACGGAAACAAGCGTACCCTCTGGGTAGATGCAAAGATCCCAATGAACAAACAGGTAGAACGCGATGTCCAGATGAAGTTCCTCAAGTTCTATAGTATGAACCTGAACAATTACGAGGTTTCAAACCACTATGTTCCAAACCCGTATGTCATTGAGGTAGATTCCAATTAA
- a CDS encoding molybdenum cofactor synthesis domain-containing protein — protein sequence MSRFLTLIPYLAAQKILKTSVRPGHQIRTVPVTKSHGHICHEPVFSRLTIPNSAVSLRDGYAVIASESHSATEANPVHLKTFVPVHTGSPIPDGFDAVIMQEDVRLNDSDSIAILKPARPGQHIQKAGSEVAIGTMVLPTGHLISPEDIGAMIGYGITSVQVQKTVAGLIPTGDELKEPCTAPGPGEVIASNCEMLAASLETIGVESLIYPIVPDDPVKIQNAIEQAVRECSFVIISGGSSTGNRDHTENVLNEIGSLLYHGVAMRPGRTTLAGVVDEIPIFGVPGTPAGALAVLRELIIPWLSDTGYPVPIQNMVEVTLADTVPSELGTDDFILMVTGKVGDEYKAMMLPRGGGQMSAVKSNAVLHIARNSEGIKQGKECVIRLTQTFPHPDNIYLLSGLYDPILDILDQYLRKMQRKIFVRKGSYETTLLSIQNGNIHGGIIIRERIDGENWKKQDYLFLKEKAYAITIAEREYILATKGFPDFKSDKIFKYPDISQDSFLYHLMDAYFQKNQVNPQRIFKQDHISNTEHEIIQKILEEEIDFGPCSSNLASEFELEGPVIGCESIDLIVREEDIESDQIQYMIHLLGSDEWNKEAWILPGYNLKRSGRVSLLQS from the coding sequence GTGAGTCGTTTTTTAACGCTCATTCCATACCTTGCTGCACAAAAAATCCTGAAAACTTCTGTCAGACCCGGACACCAAATCCGGACAGTGCCGGTTACAAAAAGTCATGGCCACATCTGCCATGAACCGGTTTTTTCACGCCTGACAATACCAAATAGTGCAGTCTCACTTCGGGATGGGTATGCAGTTATCGCATCAGAGTCGCATTCTGCCACGGAAGCAAACCCGGTGCACCTGAAAACGTTCGTTCCGGTTCATACCGGCTCTCCGATTCCGGATGGATTTGATGCAGTCATCATGCAAGAAGATGTCAGACTCAATGATTCTGACAGCATTGCAATTTTAAAGCCGGCACGACCAGGTCAGCACATACAAAAAGCAGGGAGTGAGGTGGCAATCGGCACGATGGTACTTCCAACTGGCCATCTCATTTCTCCTGAAGATATTGGTGCAATGATCGGGTACGGGATTACCTCCGTGCAGGTTCAAAAAACCGTTGCAGGGCTCATTCCAACTGGAGACGAACTAAAAGAGCCCTGTACAGCACCAGGTCCGGGTGAGGTAATCGCAAGTAACTGCGAAATGCTTGCAGCGTCTCTCGAAACAATCGGTGTTGAATCACTCATCTATCCCATTGTGCCAGATGATCCAGTGAAAATCCAGAATGCTATAGAGCAAGCAGTCAGAGAATGTTCTTTTGTTATCATATCCGGAGGATCATCCACGGGGAATCGGGATCACACCGAGAATGTACTGAATGAGATAGGTTCACTCCTCTACCATGGAGTTGCCATGCGACCAGGGAGAACCACACTTGCAGGAGTAGTGGATGAGATACCGATCTTCGGAGTTCCCGGTACTCCTGCCGGAGCTCTCGCGGTTCTTCGGGAACTGATTATCCCCTGGCTTTCAGACACCGGTTATCCAGTTCCAATTCAGAATATGGTAGAGGTTACACTTGCAGACACGGTTCCAAGTGAACTGGGAACTGATGATTTTATCCTGATGGTGACCGGAAAAGTGGGAGATGAATACAAAGCGATGATGCTCCCTCGTGGAGGGGGCCAGATGTCGGCGGTGAAATCAAATGCTGTCCTTCATATCGCACGGAATAGTGAAGGAATCAAACAAGGAAAAGAGTGTGTAATTCGTCTGACACAAACATTTCCCCATCCTGATAACATCTATTTGCTCAGTGGCTTGTATGATCCAATCCTCGATATTCTGGACCAGTATCTCCGCAAGATGCAACGAAAAATATTCGTCAGAAAAGGTTCTTATGAGACCACTCTTCTCTCCATTCAGAACGGGAATATTCACGGGGGCATCATAATCCGAGAAAGAATTGATGGAGAGAACTGGAAAAAACAGGATTATTTATTTCTCAAAGAAAAAGCATATGCCATCACTATCGCAGAAAGAGAATATATTCTTGCAACAAAAGGTTTTCCAGATTTCAAATCAGATAAAATTTTCAAATATCCGGACATTTCACAGGACTCATTTCTATATCACCTGATGGACGCATATTTTCAGAAAAATCAGGTAAATCCTCAACGAATATTTAAACAGGATCATATATCCAATACCGAACATGAGATAATTCAGAAAATTCTAGAAGAAGAGATAGATTTCGGACCATGCTCATCAAATCTGGCTTCTGAATTTGAATTAGAGGGGCCTGTTATCGGATGTGAAAGTATCGATCTGATCGTCAGGGAAGAGGATATAGAATCTGATCAGATCCAGTATATGATTCATTTGTTGGGATCTGATGAATGGAACAAAGAGGCATGGATTCTGCCAGGATATAATCTGAAAAGAAGTGGACGAGTCTCTCTGCTTCAATCATAA
- a CDS encoding ATP-binding cassette domain-containing protein — MPLEIQGLSKTLGDFHLNDVNLIIEDSEYFIILGPSGAGKSILLETIAGIHSPDSGRIILDGVDITDLPARLRHIGMVYQDYMLFPHLDVEQNIGFGLKQLGKPSPDIRTATEDIASLLGISHLLPRRPDTLSGGEQQRVAIARALVIKPRILLLDEPLSALDAITRRKMRNELAGIPSLTGVSVIHITHHAEDLISLGHRSAVMDNGAIVQVGDPDEIFQNPRTPFVAAFTGMENLFSGIARESHEGKVITVGQVKIHAVTPYTGPVHCGIRSEDLIFSREPLKSSARNVLKATVTKIRLVGSLAWVVVDCGISLTGVLTIQSLYDLRIDEGNTVFIAFKASAVMVFPEETLKK, encoded by the coding sequence ATGCCGCTTGAAATTCAGGGATTGTCCAAAACCCTCGGCGATTTTCATCTCAATGATGTGAACCTGATAATAGAGGATAGTGAATATTTTATCATCCTCGGACCTTCAGGAGCTGGAAAGAGCATATTACTCGAGACCATTGCAGGAATTCATAGTCCGGATTCGGGACGAATTATACTTGACGGTGTTGATATCACGGATTTGCCTGCACGGCTTCGGCATATTGGAATGGTCTACCAGGATTATATGCTCTTTCCTCATCTGGATGTGGAACAAAATATTGGATTCGGACTGAAACAACTCGGAAAACCATCTCCTGACATCAGAACGGCCACGGAAGATATCGCGTCGCTTCTCGGAATATCTCACCTCTTACCCCGTCGTCCGGATACCCTCAGTGGCGGAGAGCAACAGCGGGTTGCCATTGCCAGGGCCCTTGTCATTAAACCCCGGATTCTCCTGCTTGATGAGCCTCTTTCCGCTCTTGATGCCATCACGAGAAGAAAAATGCGAAATGAGTTGGCAGGGATCCCGTCGCTCACTGGAGTATCTGTCATTCACATTACCCATCATGCTGAGGATCTCATCTCACTTGGACACCGGTCGGCGGTTATGGACAATGGTGCCATCGTACAGGTCGGAGATCCTGATGAGATATTTCAAAATCCACGGACACCTTTTGTTGCTGCTTTTACTGGTATGGAAAATTTATTCTCCGGTATTGCCCGGGAAAGTCATGAAGGGAAGGTGATCACGGTTGGTCAGGTAAAAATACATGCCGTAACCCCGTATACCGGCCCTGTCCACTGTGGTATCAGATCTGAAGATCTCATCTTTTCACGGGAACCTCTAAAATCCAGTGCACGGAATGTTCTCAAGGCAACGGTAACAAAGATCAGACTTGTGGGATCCCTTGCATGGGTAGTTGTTGACTGTGGTATATCCCTGACCGGCGTTCTTACCATACAGAGTTTGTATGACCTTCGGATAGATGAGGGTAATACCGTTTTTATTGCATTCAAGGCATCAGCAGTGATGGTATTTCCCGAAGAAACATTAAAAAAGTGA